In the Prochlorococcus sp. MIT 1307 genome, one interval contains:
- a CDS encoding flavin reductase family protein, producing the protein MTLDLEAKKTLLRKIPHGLFICGVREGNDVNGFTASWVTQGSFEPPLVVMAVKADGSSHGIIKRTRRFSLNVLRADQKDLAAVFFKPQKALGGRFETAPFKFGELGLPILEDCIGGVECELIGEVVHGDHTVFVGQVKAAHLNEDSEALNLSSTGWNYGG; encoded by the coding sequence ATGACTCTCGACCTAGAAGCCAAAAAAACCTTACTTCGCAAAATCCCTCATGGACTTTTTATTTGTGGAGTTAGAGAAGGTAATGATGTAAACGGTTTTACAGCTAGCTGGGTCACTCAAGGTTCTTTTGAACCACCATTAGTAGTTATGGCTGTAAAGGCAGATGGAAGTAGTCATGGCATTATTAAACGAACCAGACGCTTCTCTCTCAATGTACTTAGGGCAGACCAGAAAGATTTGGCTGCAGTATTTTTTAAACCCCAAAAGGCTCTTGGTGGTAGATTTGAAACTGCCCCATTTAAATTTGGTGAATTGGGCCTCCCAATACTCGAAGATTGTATTGGAGGAGTTGAATGTGAGTTAATTGGCGAAGTTGTTCACGGAGATCACACAGTTTTCGTAGGGCAAGTTAAAGCGGCTCACCTAAATGAAGATAGTGAAGCCTTAAACCTTTCTTCTACAGGTTGGAATTACGGCGGATAA
- the coaD gene encoding pantetheine-phosphate adenylyltransferase, with the protein MKALYPGSFDPLTFGHLDLINRGCDLFGEVLVAVLENPDKTPTFDLGTRLEQIRSATSHLNGVQVISFKGLTVRCAKENKADLILRGLRAMSDFEYELQIAHTNRSLEAYYETVFLVTEAHHSFLSSSVVKEVARFGGKVSHMVPEKVAKDLIRLFNYE; encoded by the coding sequence ATGAAAGCCTTATACCCTGGAAGCTTTGACCCACTTACCTTTGGTCATCTTGACCTTATAAATCGAGGTTGTGATTTGTTTGGCGAGGTTCTGGTAGCAGTACTCGAGAATCCAGATAAAACACCAACTTTTGATCTAGGTACACGACTAGAGCAGATTAGATCAGCTACAAGTCACTTGAATGGGGTTCAGGTCATTAGCTTTAAAGGACTAACCGTTAGATGCGCAAAAGAGAACAAAGCTGATCTGATATTAAGAGGTCTTAGAGCTATGAGTGATTTCGAATATGAACTACAAATAGCTCATACAAACCGTTCACTTGAGGCTTACTATGAAACTGTTTTCCTCGTTACCGAAGCCCATCACAGCTTTTTAAGCAGTTCTGTTGTTAAAGAAGTAGCTCGATTTGGAGGAAAAGTCTCCCACATGGTTCCTGAAAAGGTGGCAAAAGACCTTATAAGGCTTTTTAATTATGAATAA